From one Brachypodium distachyon strain Bd21 chromosome 4, Brachypodium_distachyon_v3.0, whole genome shotgun sequence genomic stretch:
- the LOC100841571 gene encoding uncharacterized protein LOC100841571 isoform X2: MQDFGQWLPQSQNTADLYFSSMVSSQLDTSIETQVRNSAVALLEKESTHSFDIRDGAGHIEVIRNDAGAIKETENGAGLTDGIDLNKTPPPKTKRKKHRPKVLKPSKTPKSATPKPSKEKEERPSGKRKYVRKNTPAGQPPPEQAANSHCSAKLKPAMRCLNFNGAVPQENPHPGSQAQVVSTNLKDYQPSISSTSQGNVQSQLACHLGYTPTSSIYSSANQMADVHLLPADNNNMTEALYSSAKQMANAQLLPADNMLKGVSLDLNSSTNQIQNEYANFVDRPTEFFQSGIMETLRTGSLLELCSGMPDKNLPDLNRSIGLMQGMSTDCTDYFLSSSQASVKETKMARQMLNCHRVPENPITHAQCSEGVAMRENSNSNVCSREAGVNNPMFYGYRSTQNPISPPVMENLNELATINDYVKFTASSYRPTGGAFGLHGPRDSALDNRGEHNASGGAHISLGVKFDHQRNGRASVGASHAATSQGSYFPATYKRMRMDNQSNCLNVDVANFSAPSGYLSNNRNTNVVSAINSNVFTLADAQRLIAREKLRASQGIIRFGASGNDMVKRPEMVRQDHRPAMHGTTYMDSAEASGRHFRFGTEEFTQLPSNPNSLQSQNYIPRIESHQLQPLEGNTVKGSDLPAELHKQSTSLQKDTRNIVCVDPSDELGRRVNGERSRFSVPPTTQSTSNDTAKKNSPQLSGEVIRPLISPMNPSPCTDVLSTESYQVEVCGETTAAKPSEKRKVGRPRKEIKPGVKPKPRGRPRKEKLLGTELKSSHTDPLQIGDISFVSGPHVRESLAPKGVNTERSGESFLRNIESLADPLDLIIQKIKVLDINKSDDTGAVELHSALVPYKGEVGAVVPYEGKVKRKRARAKVSLDPVTALMWKLLMEPDMVDGSEEMDKDKEKWLDEERKIFQGRVDSFIARMHLVQGDRRFSPWKGSVVDSVVGVFLTQNVSDHLSSSAFMALAAKFPAKSEVSKIPSDRMFHTPSEKNGGCSGLFGDSVKLQGNILVEEVSNTTGSLVTTEEKEGSNSIGLFGNSPGGGVDCAAGVYYNSCGMLPVRLPESKPPSVGTGSFVEVDDGALEDVVSSQNSTISSQSSPDYLLHVTDPMFPSRLLNFTVEDFVGRNMAHGTSNSTTYTELLKMQELKSKPNENSGLLKYGAQIQVTNKRSVLNEVRNPSLKHQPLHSSVSYHQNGQAHLPDITYANDLEHSVYPGINRIDDSSGTVAPARFDCPLPSPGTDSENKTKMTDSLTALLYCIDESLSHNKISFPYGTTPGADLSSPMIDKYFQPASADTVSFTREQSYEKNLSRNGIEAALVEQHDTLNLQEECTTRANQIGGDNHQSVCSQQYGNVGLPTNKDESRYSSNLCQNEKANSEPLQGVALDSIEKLKDIRKSFPEVPADGSSKAKKARVGTGKKRAYDWDILRKEVLVNHGNEERANNAKDALDWETIRQIDVKEISDTIRERGMNNMLAERIKAFLNRLVTDHGSIDLEWLRYVDPDKAKEYLLSIRGLGLKSVECVRLLTLHHMAFPVDTNVGRICVRLGWVPLQPLPESLQLHLLELYPMLENIQKYLWPRLCKLDQRTLYELHYQMITFGKVFCTKSKPNCNACPMRAECKHFASAFASYELPDSHPLLEGFDQREPDDPCPYLLSIWTPGETAQSADAPMTSCNSHESGKLCDSSACFSCNSIREVQAQKVRGTLLIPCRTAMRGSFPLNGTYFQVNEVFADHDSSRNPIDVPRSWIWNLPRRTVYFGTSVPTIFKGLTTEDIQHCFWRGFVCVRGFDRISRAPRPLYARLHFPASKITRNKKPTASAARDDA, translated from the exons ATGCAGGATTTTGGACAATGGCTGCCTCAATCACAGAACACGGCCGATCTATATTTCTCAAGTATGGTGTCGTCTCAGTTGGACACTTCGATAGAGACACAGGTTAGAAATAGTGCAGTTGCACTTTTGGAGAAAGAGTCCACTCATTCATTTGACATTAGGGATGGTGCTGGGCATATTGAAGTCATTAGAAATGATGCTGGGGCAATCAAAGAAACTGAAAATGGCGCTGGACTTACTGATGGTATTGACTTGAACAAGACGCCACCACCGAAGACTAAGAGGAAAAAACACAGGCCAAAGGTATTGAAACCGTCGAAGACTCCTAAGTCTGCAACACCAAAGCCTTCCAAGGAAAAAGAGGAAAGACCATCTGGTAAAAGAAAGTATGTCCGTAAGAATACGCCAGCAGGCCAACCTCCCCCTGAACAGGCTGCGAATTCACACTGCAGTGCTAAGCTGAAACCAGCCATGCGATGTTTGAACTTCAATGGGGCAGTTCCCCAGGAGAACCCACATCCTGGATCCCAAGCTCAGGTGGTATCTACTAATCTCAAGGATTATCAACCATCCATATCTTCTACCAGTCAAGGAAATGTTCAAAGCCAGTTGGCATGTCATCTGGGTTATACGCCCACCAGCTCAATATACAGTTCAGCCAATCAGATGGCTGATGTGCATCTATTGCCTGCAGATAATAATAATATGACAGAAGCACTTTACAGTTCAGCCAAGCAGATGGCTAATGCACAGTTATTGCCTGCAGATAATATGCTAAAAGGAGTATCACTTGACCTCAATAGTTCTACAAATCAGATACAGAATGAGTATGCTAATTTTGTTGACAGGCCTACAGAATTTTTCCAGTCTGGAATAATGGAAACATTACGAACAGGTTCTTTGCTAGAGCTCTGTTCTGGCATGCCAGATAAGAACTTACCTGATCTCAACAGATCAATCGGTCTAATGCAGGGCATGTCAACTGATTGCACCGATTACTTTCTTTCATCTTCTCAAGCGTCcgtaaaagaaacaaaaatggcCAGACAGATGCTTAATTGTCATAGAGTGCCAGAAAATCCAATTACACATGCTCAGTGTTCTGAAGGGGTTGCAATGAGGGAAAATTCAAACAGTAATGTTTGTTCAAGAGAAGCAGGGGTAAATAATCCAATGTTCTATGGTTACAGATCGACACAAAATCCCATCTCACCTCCTGTGATGGAAAATTTGAATGAGCTTGCTACAATAAATGACTATGTAAAGTTTACTGCCAGTTCTTACAGGCCAACAGGTGGTGCATTTGGGCTTCATGGTCCTCGTGACTCCGCACTGGATAACAGAGGTGAACATAATGCTTCGGGTGGTGCTCATATTTCATTAGGTGTAAAGTTCGACCATCAAAGGAATGGACGGGCATCTGTAGGTGCTTCCCATGCTGCAACCTCTCAGGGGTCATATTTTCCTGCAACTTACAAAAGAATGAGAATGGATAATCAGAGTAACTGTCTGAATGTAGATGTGGCCAATTTTTCCGCCCCATCTGGGTATTTGTCGAATAATCGGAATACAAATGTGGTTTCAGCAATCAACTCTAATGTGTTTACCTTAGCTGATGCTCAAAGATTAATAGCCCGTGAGAAATTACGAGCTTCTCAAGGAATTATCAGGTTTGGAGCTTCAGGAAACGATATGGTTAAAAGGCCGGAAATGGTCCGACAGGACCACAGACCTGCTATGCATGGCACGACATACATGGATTCTGCTGAAGCATCCGGCAGACATTTCAGGTTCGGGACAGAGGAATTTACACAGTTGCCTAGTAATCCAAACAGCCTGCAAAGCCAAAACTATATACCAAGAATTGAAAGCCATCAACTTCAGCCTTTGGAAGGAAACACAGTTAAAGGGTCAGATTTGCCAGCTGAACTGCATAAGCAAAGCACTTCCCTTCAGAAGGATACTCGAAATATTGTGTGCGTTGATCCTTCTGACGAGCTTGGCAGAAGAGTCAACGGGGAAAGATCTAGGTTCTCTGTGCCTCCAACAACCCAGTCAACCAGTAATGatactgcaaaaaaaaatagtccCCAACTTTCTGGAGAAGTAATTAGGCCTCTTATCAGTCCAATGAACCCATCACCATGCACTGATGTTCTCAGCACCGAGAGTTATCAAGTGGAGGTTTGTGGAGAAACCACTGCAGCTAAACCCAGTGAGAAGCGAAAAGTAGGACGCCCCAGGAAAGAGATAAAACCTGGCGTGAAGCCAAAACCTAGGGGTCGTCCAAGGAAGGAAAAGTTGCTTGGTACAGAACTCAAGTCTAGCCATACCGATCCATTACAAATTGGggatatttcttttgtttccgGACCTCATGTGAGAGAGTCTCTTGCTCCCAAAGGGGTTAATACGGAAAGAAGTGGAGAAAGCTTTCTCAGAAACATAGAATCCCTGGCAGATCCTTTGGATCTTATAATTCAAAAGATAAAAGTCTTAGACATAAACAAATCAGATGACACTGGGGCAGTTGAGCTGCATAGTGCTCTTGTCCCATACAAAGGAGAAGTTGGTGCAGTTGTTCCGTATGAGggaaaagtgaaaagaaaacgtGCTCGGGCCAAAGTGAGCCTTGATCCCGTAACTGCTTTAATGTGGAAGTTATTAATGGAGCCAGATATGGTGGATGGTTCTGAAGAGATGGATAAGGATAAAGAGAAATGGCTagatgaagaaagaaaaatattccaAGGACGTGTCGACTCATTCATTGCTCGCATGCATCTAGTTCAAG GAGATCGCCGTTTCTCTCCATGGAAAGGATCAGTTGTGGATTCAGTAGTCGGGGTTTTTCTTACTCAGAATGTTTCAGATCATCTTTCCAG CTCAGCATTTATGGCTCTTGCTGCTAAATTTCCTGCAAAGTCAGAAGTCTCTAAAATACCTTCAGACAGGATGTTTCATACACCGTCAGAAAAGAATGGTGGTTGTTCTGGATTGTTTGGTGATTCTGTCAAATTGCAGGGCAATATCCTTGTTGAAGAGGTAAGTAACACAACAGGCTCCTTAGTTACAacagaagaaaaggaaggaagtAACAGTATTGGATTGTTTGGAAATTCTCCTGGAGGTGGAGTAGACTGTGCAGCAGGAGTTTATTATAATTCTTGTGGGATGCTACCAGTTAGACTGCCTGAGAGCAAGCCACCATCTGTTGGGACTGGAAGCTTCGTTGAAGTTGACGATGGGGCACTGGAGGATGTTGTTTCGTCACAAAACTCTACTATTTCATCTCAGAGTTCTCCTGATTATCTGCTTCATGTGACTGATCCTATGTTTCCTAGCAGATTACTAAATTTTACAGTAGAAGATTTTGTTGGCAGAAATATGGCCCATGGCACAAGCAATTCAACCACGTATACAGAACTTCTAAAGATGCAAGAGCTAAAGAGCAAGCCTAATGAAAACAGTGGATTATTGAAATATGGAGCTCAAATACAAGTTACAAACAAGAGGTCAGTGCTCAATGAAGTACGCAATCCCAGCCTCAAGCATCAGCCTCTTCATTCTTCTGTCTCTTATCACCAGAACGGCCAAGCTCATCTCCCAGATATAACATATGCGAATGATTTGGAGCACTCAGTATACCCTGGCATTAATAGAATAGATGATTCCAGTGGCACAGTAGCTCCGGCTAGATTTGATTGTCCTTTGCCTTCTCCTGGAACTGATAGtgaaaataaaaccaaaatgacCGATTCTTTAACTGCCCTTTTATATTGTATCGATGAGTCTTTAAGTCACAACAAAATTTCTTTCCCTTATGGCACCACGCCAGGAGCTGACTTGAGTTCACCAATGATTGACAAATATTTTCAGCCAGCAAGTGCAGATACAGTGTCATTTACCAGGGAGCAGTCCTATGAAAAGAATCTTTCAAGAAATGGCATTGAAGCTGCACTTGTGGAACAGCATGATACACTGAATTTGCAAGAGGAATGTACTACCAGAGCAAACCAAATTGGAGGTGACAATCATCAGTCAGTATGCAGCCAACAGTATGGCAACGTTGGACTTCCAACAAACAAGGATGAGAGTCGTTATTCTTCAAACTTATGTCAAAACGAGAAAGCAAATTCTGAACCCCTACAGGGAGTTGCTTTAGATTCGATAGAGAAACTGAAAGATATTAGAAAGTCTTTTCCTGAAGTTCCTGCTGATGGATCATCAAAAGCAAAGAAGGCGAGAGTTGGGACTGGTAAAAAGAGAGCATATGATTGGGATATTTTACGAAAAGAAGTGCTTGTCAATCATGGAAATGAAGAAAGAGCTAATAATGCAAAAGACGCACTGGATTGGGAAACAATAAGGCAAATAGACGTGAAGGAAATATCTGACACAATAAGAGAAAGAGGAATGAATAACATGCTGGCAGAGCGGATAAAA GCGTTTCTAAACCGATTGGTGACAGACCATGGTAGCATTGATCTTGAATGGTTGCGCTATGTCGATCCAGACAAAGCAAA GGAGTACCTCTTGAGCATCAGAGGTCTTGGACTCAAAAGTGTAGAGTGTGTGCGTCTTTTGACACTCCATCATATGGCTTTCCCT GTGGACACAAACGTTGGTAGGATATGTGTGAGGCTTGGATGGGTGCCACTTCAACCCCTACCCGAGTCTCTTCAGTTGCATCTGTTGGAGCT GTATCCGATGCTGGAGAACATACAGAAATACCTCTGGCCACGATTATGCAAGCTTGATCAACGAACATT GTACGAGCTTCACTATCAAATGATAACATTTGGAAAG GTGTTTTGTACAAAAAGTAAGCCAAATTGCAACGCATGCCCAATGAGAGCTGAGTGCAAGCATTTTGCGAGTGCATTTGCAAG CTATGAGCTACCAGACTCGCATCCACTTCTGGAAGGA TTTGACCAAAGAGAGCCTGATGATCCTTGCCCGTACCTACTCTCTATATGGACCCCAG GTGAAACAGCTCAATCAGCTGATGCACCTATGACGTCTTGCAACTCTCATGAGAGTGGTAAACTATGTGACAGCAGTGCATGCTTTAGTTGCAACAGTATACGAGAAGTGCAGGCTCAGAAAGTTAGGGGAACACTTTTG ATACCATGCCGAACAGCTATGAGAGGAAGTTTTCCACTTAATGGGACGTATTTCCAAGTAAATGAG GTATTTGCTGATCATGACTCGAGCCGAAACCCAATCGATGTTCCAAGGAGTTGGATATGGAATCTCCCTAGGAGAACAGTTTACTTTGGAACTTCAGTTCCTACAATCTTCAAAG GTTTAACAACTGAAGACATACAGCATTGCTTTTGGAGAG GATTTGTGTGCGTGAGAGGTTTTGATAGAATATCTAGAGCACCAAGACCACTGTATGCAAGGCTTCACTTTCCAGCAAGCAAAATTACAAGGAATAAAAAACCTACAGCTTCTGCAGCTAGAGATGATGCATAG